Proteins from one Odocoileus virginianus isolate 20LAN1187 ecotype Illinois chromosome 29, Ovbor_1.2, whole genome shotgun sequence genomic window:
- the NAA11 gene encoding LOW QUALITY PROTEIN: N-alpha-acetyltransferase 11 (The sequence of the model RefSeq protein was modified relative to this genomic sequence to represent the inferred CDS: deleted 1 base in 1 codon), producing MNIRNARPDDLINMQHCNLLCLPENYQMKYYFYHGLSWPQLSYIAEDEDGKIVGYVLAKMEEDPDDVPHGHITSLAVKRSHRRLGLAQKLMDQASRAMIENFSAKYVSLHVRKSNRAALHLYSNTLNFKMSEVEPRYYADGEDAYAMKRDLSQMADELRKQLQLKKGYVVLGSRENQETQGSTLPGSEVACQEKNPATNGSGSDSKEPSESTESPDAQDSSEDSDSTS from the exons ATGAACATCCGCAATGCTCGGCCAGACGACTTGATAAACATGCAACATTGCAACCTCCTTTGCCTTCCCGAGAATTACCAGATGAAATACTACTTCTACCATGGCCTTTCTTGGCCTCAGCTCTCTTACATCGCTGAGGACGAGGACGGGAAGATTGTGGGCTACGTCCTGGCCAAAATGGAGGAGGACCCAGATGATGTTCCTCACGGACACATAACCTCACTGGCTGTGAAGCGTTCCCACCGGCGCCTCGGCCTGGCCCAGAAGCTGATGGACCAGGCCTCTCGGGCCATGATTGAGAACTTTAGCGCCAAGTACGTGTCCCTGCACGTCAGGAAGAGTAACCGGGCGGCCTTGCACCTCTATTCTAACACTCTTAACTTTAAGATG AGTGAGGTGGAACCCAGATACTATGCAGATGGAGAAGATGCTTATGCTATGAAGCGGGATCTGTCGCAGATGGCAGATGAGCTGAGGAAGCAGTTGCAGCTGAAGAAGGGGTATGTGGTGCTGGGCTCCAGGGAGAACCAAGAGACCCAGGGCAGCACACTTCCTGGTTCCGAAGTGGCCTGTCAAGAGAAGAATCCGGCCACTAATGGTAGCGGGAGTGACAGCAAGGAACCCAGCGAATCCACAGAAAGCCCCGATGCCCAGGACAGTTCAGAAGATTCAGACTCCACCTCTTAG